One region of Polyodon spathula isolate WHYD16114869_AA chromosome 25, ASM1765450v1, whole genome shotgun sequence genomic DNA includes:
- the LOC121300044 gene encoding P-selectin glycoprotein ligand 1-like — MASVWLTLTVFALLPQALFQALTGPSVSTNTPQTRGTRDPGTTMEPESPMNPKITTETKDTEPQSTASSSITQNISITQHDDDSTVDPDEITVDATKEPTTASPEPQSTASSSITQKTTLTVASTTTESPQSSTARTDSATKSNSSFAMFYGTATTTPYTDDMETSDSSEHDTTEPSEPSASSVDFSTTSVSNSTNSSGVVLILKKDTTTRTSLTPVAGEGSSTRTTTQASQVREFPCATTLPRKGGLVSHCLIAIAVLAAVATIFIICTIVLCTKLSSTKQKYKMSECQGTELTCISTLLPDAEPFPKNKAKSSKSNARLITNVEESEGDDLTLHSFLQP; from the coding sequence ATGGCCAGCGTTTGGTTGACCCTGACAGTTTTTGCACTGCTTCCACAAGCTCTTTTCCAAGCCCTGACTGGGCCTTCAGTTTCCACAAATACACCACAGACCAGAGGAACCAGGGATCCCGGGACAACAATGGAGCCAGAAAGTCCTATGAATCCAAAAATTACAACAGAAACTAAGGATACTGAACCTCAGAGCACAGCTTCATCATCCATCACCCAGAATATCTCTATCACTCAACATGATGATGACAGTACAGTGGATCCTGACGAGATCACTGTGGATGCTACTAAGGAACCTACCACTGCTTCTCCTGAACCTCAGAGCACAGCCTCATCATCCATTACTCAAAAGACTACCCTTACAGTGGCAAGCACCACCACTGAATCCCCACAATCCAGTACAGCAAGAACAGATAGTGCTACTAAAAGCAACTCTTCTTTTGCTATGTTTTATGGCACAGCGACAACTACTCCATATACCGATGATATGGAAACATCAGATTCCTCTGAGCACGACACAACAGAACCCTCAGAACCCTCTGCTTCTTCTGTGGACTTCTCCACTACGTCCGTGAGCAACTCAACCAACTCCTCTGGCGTGGTTTTAATCCTCAAAAAGGATACCACCACGAGAACCAGCttgacccctgtggctggagaAGGGAGCTCCACCAGGACCACCACCCAAGCCAGCCAAGTCAGGGAGTTCCCGTGCGCGACCACGCTCCCCAGGAAAGGGGGGCTGGTGAGCCATTGCCTGATAGCCATCGCTGTGCTGGCTGCGGTGGCCACCATCTTTATCATCTGCACCATCGTGTTGTGCACCAAGCTGTCTAGCACCAAGCAGAAGTACAAGATGAGCGAATGCCAGGGCACAGAGTTGACGTGCATCTCTACATTGCTGCCCGATGCGGAGCCCTTTCCCAAAAACAAAGCCAAGAGCTCCAAATCCAACGCCCGCCTGATCACAAACGTGGAAGAAAGCGAGGGGGATGACCTCACACTTCACAGCTTTTTACAGCCATAA